DNA sequence from the Liolophura sinensis isolate JHLJ2023 chromosome 1, CUHK_Ljap_v2, whole genome shotgun sequence genome:
CCGTGTTTTATCATTGTTTATTCacttttttgtgttgaaattgaGTTGTTTTCAGTTGTTGATGGGTTTTTCCGTAAACTGTTATACAGCATACATTTGGTCAAATCTATATCTAGataattaagaaaaaattaTGTCACATTTATTGCTGTGGGACCGTCTTATCATATGgtgtattcttttattatttcaggTTTTTGCTTGGCAGGTAGCCGATCAATTGCTCAGACTCAATCATGATCTGGAGTCCTGTTATTTTGCTGCTCAGACTATGAGGACAAAGGTAAAACAGATTAGTTGACAATTTTCATGTCTTGCTATTTAGTGAACACTGAGTTaaggctatacatgtacgtggctTTTATGCTTGAGAATAAGTGCCAAATGTGACAGAATAAAAGCTGTGCCAAGTAAAGTCTGTAATAAGGGAATGATTTATactctttgtgtgtgtgtgttttaattaTCATCATGtgctttattttcttatttccaGATTCAGTATGCTTTCCATGAATTGCCAGCTGCATCACATCAGGTAAATCTAGGCTTGTCATTATTGTGTTTAATGCAGATGCTTTCAGTTCAGATGTGTTCGTCACGCACTTATCAAAACTTTTCAGTGGCTGGGAAACATTAGGTTTTAGTTAAATCCAAGCCTTAGAGCATCCTTTAGATTCCACCTCCTTTGCTGTTCTCATGGCCATAGTGGCATTAAGAGGCGGCCAATAATGTGCTTAGGGCCATTTAGctcatcttacatgaagtttagtGGGGGAGAAGCTCTGATTGCATGTATTACattgtacagttacatgtaacaactaacttcagtaaatatcaaaaaataaaagtaaaataattctGTTTTACTTCTTGAAATCCCAACAAATGTTGTTGATCagtatacaaatgtttttttgtttctctgcCAGTCTCTGCGTGACTCTTTGCTTGACCATGCATCAAAAGTTACAGTTGACACACCTCCCAGTATTGTAACACAGGTACAGAAACATTCATCTGACCATTTATCCACTCATACAGCTTTTGGccagatttttttgtttgttttttttttcatagtatCACAGTATTGTGTTAAGCACATCAACTCAAATCTGGCCTTGTATAAGTTGCATATTGCCAATTCTTAACATTTCATCTTCAACTCTATTATGTTTCCGTTACCATGGCTACTAGAAAATTTGTCAGTGCTCAATATTTTGAAGTGTTTTGTAAGAGTTAGTAAATTTCACTGGAATCCAGTTAGTGTGTTTGTACATGAACTTCATCTTCCTTTAAGAAATGGTTGGTTTTCTTTTAACACTTCACAGCTAAGCCTTGCTTTAGCTGACCTGGCACTGCAAATGGCATCATGGAAAGGAGCACCAACAGATTTGATTCAAAAGTaagtgaaaagatttatttttaaagtttaccccctttttgttttgcttgtaTGGATTTCTTTTCTTAATCATTGAGTTGTCAACTTTTTCGTCATGTTAGAGAAATATATtcgcttattttttttttttttcttttggccaTGTGGCAGGTGCACAGGTGAAAAAGTACAGGTGATCAGTTACTAATAATTTACATGGTACAGTTGCGTTCATATCCTTATTATTTAGCGTGTTGATTTTCACAGATTTGGAAACAGTATTCAGAACCTGCCATTTTTGTTGGAAGTGTTAACAGTATTGCCTGAAGAGGTGAGACAGTTTTAATTTCCTGACTATCAAattattattgaaaaaaaaaatacttaaatcAATGCTTTTTCAACATGGCTGTTGCTTTCAATTAACTTTGATTCTACTACATTTTTTCCAGCCACAGAATGGCTTTGTCTTTCTTAAGCTGTTTCGatcacattttcacatgattTAGGTAATGTCTTTTGGGTAACATTtggaataatatttatgattattattattattataattaattttattattgttattttaatgtttgaattATCACTATTTTTTGGCAGATTAATAGTCGTTCCCCTTCGACTAGGTGCAAACAGACGAAAAGATATCACAGAAGAGTTCCAGTCTGCTTCACCTGCCGTTCTTCATTTACTGGTTCGTTTCCCATGTACCTGACAGTTGTTGATTACAACTAGATTAAATAATTGTTTCATTGTTCTTCAACATATTTCAGAAGGCTCAGTATAACTTTTACAATAATGTTGTTAAAATGTAATTCCAAATGTCTGACCTGTTTgattcaaagttttattttcctttgaGTCTTTTATGTTTTTAGTGAAAACCTCAGGATTAAACTGAGGTATTGAACAAGAACATTCTTGAAGATTAACTTACTTATCTACCTGACCTGTTTCTTTTGGATTTGGAATATCCATCTTACTGATTGACCATCACACAACATGCGCATGCGGGCAACTATGAAATGACTGACAGATTAAAGCCTGGCATAATACTTGAAACCATCGTTTAAACCAAATGAGGGCATACTGAGCACAACAAACAACTGGAATCAAAGCTTTCCATGTCTTTCTTCACACGTTTGaggatgtttttttatttctgcatgGCTGACTTGACTTATGTGGCAAAGTGTTCAAGACGCTCAAATTACAGCGGTAAGAATGTCAACACTTCAGGATAGGATACATATTAGTCCATCATAATCTTTGTTGTGCAAGTGCTAGTATAGATGATTCCACAGAAAATGTCTTAATTCCCTAATGAAAACAATAGATGTTTATTAAAGTTCAGTATTGGTCAAAATTGAGgataaaaaaattgtcattacCTTTGGCAGTACAATATCTCCAATTTGTGTGTTTTGCGTTGACAGGAGGCGTGTCTGGAGAGCTGTCAATCAGACCCCAAGATCCAGGTGAAGGTGTTCCGATGTTTAGGAAGCTGGTTTGGGATAGGAGCTGTTCCCCAGAACAACACCAAACTTCTCATGGCACCTTTCCCAAGCGCTGGTGAGAATTTCACACTTTCAAAACTGCTCATACGTCTGTTTGGTagatttttatttcagtgaaatgaGCATTGCGAACTGGTTAATTGTTTCCAGGAATATCTGGCATTTATTGCAGTTCTCTACCAAGTAATATGCAAGAAAAATGTAGTTCCTTCTTACATGTTAAATACGAAATATTGTAGACTTATTGATCTTGTGTCTGGTCAGAGAATGAGTCTTAGTCATTTCAGTTTTTGATTcgaaaaaatgttttctgtagacaatgtatgatgtgtatattttgtctctATGTCAGATGTCCCACCAGTGTACTAGCAGCCTGCATGAAGCTGCCACAGATTGTATCTGCAATGCTCTGTATTGTGCAGAGGTGAGTACAGCAAATATTGTACATTACACTTACATTTAGAAGATCTAAAGATCTAAGGTTACCCCTTTTTTATGCACCCATTAAAATAACCCCgtgtgaaaattaaaaataatttgatttaaacAGATTGTTGCCTAACTTGTTTACTTAACAGTAGACAAAGTCTTTCAGTTGCCAGATACTTTTAAAcagtaattatattttttctcttgGGATGAAGAACAGAATGTAGTTGGAAAATTCTATGTGTGATTCATTTAATGTGCCTTACAAGTATGACTGACAAGTCCTTACTGATGAATATATTATTGGTTTTCTTTAAGAACAACATTGGTTGtgtattattcatattttagaaATAATGTACATTTTGCAACTACAGGATATCACAAATAACCTTCCATTGGCTGAGCTGTTGTTACAAGGGGGTGCTGTCCTTGGTGGAAGGATATCAGATGTCGGTTGCTGAAGAGGATATGGATAAGTAAGTCATCCAGTTCTTGTGCTGTTTTTGTCATATTCATTTTCCTAAGTGcaattttagagacaaataaacatgataaaatgaCTTTTGGTGCCGATATTTTTCAATATATAAAATCATCCCTACCtacccccaaccccccccccccccaccacccccaccccccccaccctcaAATATTTTTCCTTTCTGCTAATTTTTCTGGCATAATGCAAGGATGGcatatgtatgtgaaaaagtCTGTGACCTGTACATGTGattgtatttaatgttttctaaATTCTTTTAAAACCTTCACCAAGCAAGTGTTGTGCTAGAATGTATCTTCTGGTAGCTGTGATGTGGCCCTATGTCAAGAGATTATCAGCCTGTGAAAGATTGTCTCTAGCCATGCTGCTCCAGGAGTAATTCAGAGGACACCTTTATACAGTGAAACATAGCTTAGCTAAATGAATAAGAATATAAAAattatgttgattttttttttcttttttgtctagATCTGTGAATTACTGTAGGATTTTCACCGAGATGGCAGAGTCAGTGTTAGAAAGTCTTAGTGTCCACCCCCACCCAGGTAAGTTGTCTGTGTAGGCagactgttttgtatttttgaattttacTTAAACAAAGCTCAGttacattttctcattttttttttaaaaatattattaactTGTCAATAAGTTCCTGTCACATGCAAACTTGCTTTCTTTGTTATAGCCACTGAACAGGTTACAGGAgtacattttgtaaatgttaGGTCATCTTTGTCACTTCACTATATGGTATCTTCTTCTGTATTTTCAGGGACTAGGGGACTTCAGAATACTAGAACTGCTGTTAACATGTGTGGGGCATCATCAGTACGAGGTATAAATAACTTTTCCGAATAAACAGTCCTGATTGCAAACAGTATTATGCTGTGTACTATTTTTGAAGAAAAGTGTATTGGTTTTGAAAATCACTGGTCATCTTTCCCATCATGGTTTAACAACATCTCAGAATATTGTGTCAAACTAACATACTCTTGAAGCCATTGTCAGAAGAGAAtccttacatgtatctttttgtgaaacatttgtaaaatattttacccTAAAGTAGATATAGTATCCTGCTGATCACCTTGGTATGGAATGAAGGTTAAGTCATTCCCAATGTAACAGAGCACAGTCTGATGAAATATCTTTTTAATCTCATATCACTAATTGGTGTAGAGAAATGGTGAATAAATCTTTCTTCTGTGCCAGGTAGCTGAGATAACCTTCAACTTTTGGTACAGACTGTCAGAAGACCTGTATCAGAAGAATGATGAGCACATCACGTCCTTATTCAAACCTTTTATACAGAGATTAGGTCATAGCACTCTGTAGACACTGCCAGATTGATCCAGACCATGTGAGTTATCACCCCTTAACTCAACTTAATTACCGCCTGTATTTAGTGTTTTGGCAGTTTTTCAGTGGAAATCATGTTCTTTTTGCCAGATTTTAACTTGACTCaccatttttttctattttaaattATACCTTCTTGCTCTATCACAGAACACATTGTAATTGTTCCCCTAACCACACCACGTTATTTGCCAGTGACAAGGCCTGAATATACTGATTTAGCGACAAACCACAGAAAGGATGAAATGTATTATTTCATGCTGAATCTTGTCTCTGTTTTTGATCACAGGAAGGTGTACCAAACGAAAGTGATGACTTTTATGACTTCAGGATAAAGTCCTCCGAGCTCATCAaagatattgtgtttattgttGGTTCCTCTTTCATGTTTTactcatgtaagtaaataaataaaaaagcttaAATCCATAATTTTAGTAGAAATGTGAGCATACAGGGTATTCATTTAGAATTAGAGAGAGgcacctccgtggctcagttggttggcgcgctagtgcagcgtaatgacccaggagccctctcaccaatgcggtcaagaccagctcatgctggcttgctctctggccgtacgtggaaggtctgccagcaacctgcggatggatggtcgtgtgtttccccctgggctctgcccagtttccacccaccataatgctggccgccgtcgtataagtgaaatattcttgagaacggcgtaaaacaccaatcaaataaataaataaataaaatagaataaaatagaACGAAGTCAGAGCTCAAAAGTAAACGAAAGCctttatgtcacaatcactggTGGCAAGAGTATCCAAAGTTATCTACTGCAGGGCAGCAGAAGACAGCTTTCAGCACCTGGTGCTTACCTTTTCTGAACTCCCTAGACATGATAGTTGCCAGTACATCAGCCCTTTGTGTGTGCGTCATAATACAGTGAACAGTCTGTTTGTGGATCTGATAGTTGATCCATCAAGTTTCATCAAGCACAAATATGTTAATTATGTCAATGCATTTGCAGATGTTTGAAAACCTTAAAGCACCTTCAACAACGTGGGATATGTCAGAAGCTTCTCTGTTTGTCATGAGTGCTGTTGCCAAAAACATACTGCCGTAAGTCAACCTTAagtaattgttttgtttctagAAATCATATTAgtgttttaataaaatttaaggAACCATCCTCAGCCCTCCAGAGAGTTTTATATCGGAATAACACCTGTTTATGTTTCATTAATCCCCAGAGAAGAGTGAGATTGTACCTCAGGTGATAAAGAGAGATTGATATCAGAATAACACCTGTTTATGTTTCGTTAATTCCCAGAGAGGAGAATGAGATTGTACCTCAGGTGATCCAGGCTATCCTCAGTCTTCCAGAGAACACCCACATCGCTGTCAGACACACCAGTATACAGCTGATCGGCGAGCTCTGCGAGTGGATAGAACATCACAAACAAGTGCTAGGTAAACATATCATGTATGCTGTTACTCCAGTGTGATCAGCTGCCGCTGTAGTGTAAGGTAACTCTGAGGTTGTCAGTTGACACTGTGGTGGTGAACGGATGTTAATTTGTTTACAAAGTTTTACCAATGTTTTTGTCTTCAGTTTTGATTCCTGTCTTAATCTTAGatcataaacatgtaatgtaattttgACATTAGTATCATAAGGATattgtctcaccaatgcggtcgctgtgagttcaagtccagctcatgctggcttcctctccggccgtaagtgggaaggtctggcagcaacctgcggatggtcgtgggtttcccggtgggctctgctcagtttcctcccaccgtaatgctggccgccgtcgtataagtgaaatattcttgagtacggcgtaaaacaccaatcaaataaataaataaaataaaccacaCGGATATTATCTGATACTAATTCCAATATTTCCTAAGATGCCTTCCTGTTTCTACTTTCCCTGAACACAGAACCAGTGCTACAGTTCCTTCTGAGCGGTTTACAGAACCCACAGCTGGCCACCGTGGCAGCCACTTCGCTACAGAGCGTGTGTAGCATGTGTCGTGATCAGATGACAGACCATTTCACAGGGCTCATACAGATTGTACAAGCTGTAGACTCCTTCAGTGTCTCCAATGAAGCTGCTTTGGGTCTTCTTAAAGGTCAGTGTGAGGCCGACATTTCATCATCCTTTAAACTTTATTGCATAATCATGAAGATAGACGTCCCTCTCTGGCTAAATGTTTAGGTGCTTCCCTGACTTGTTCAGCTGGTCCCTTAGAAAGGAAGTGTAAGTGTTTGAATTCAGGGTCCTTTACTTTATACTACGTGACTGTTGTGATGTAATGTGTTACATGCTCACACACTAGACATGAGTGAAAGGGAGATATTCACCTGTTTTCATTACGTGCTGGATGACTTGCTGGCATCTGTTggcatcagttttatttttggtatTTGGTCTTTGTTTAGGTACTGCCACCATATTGGGAAGGATGCCCCATGACAAAGTTACAGAGGGTCTCAAACAACTGTGTTCATTTCAACTTACACCTCTACAAAAGGTAaactcagcatgaaggggatagtgcaatgactgtcCCAttgttggcccgtatcagtataatggcttgggcggggcggcgtacttgccttcagtaatttgtctcagtgaagcagcactagataaaagagcggtggaaatacgtcctgcaacaaggaggcacattacatgcactctaaggattcctttgtttcctttgttgagtatgacgttaaaccccaagcactcacttactcaatCAAAAGGTAAACAAAGTGTCTCTTCACTGCAAACAGTACACAGATCACAAATTGCTGTTTTTGTTCTTGAGATATATGTGTCGATGTAGtatacatattaattttttaGAAAGATGTAGATTGTATAAACTTGCCTGTTTCATGTTGTTATAGATTTAAAGTCTACCTGAAGTTTGCTTAGGTGACTTGTCTCTCACCAGTGAGAATGACCTTCACATCTGCTGGTGAAAATCtcatcacatgtgagaaagttcatcagttacttgccagAGTTTGATTGTTTATTCGGGAATTATGGATTCCTTCACCCATGCGACTAACCGTCATTGTATGTAAATTTCAGTACTCTTAGGACTTTAAACACGAGTGAATGTTGACCTGGACCATGATTTATCTTTTGTCTGACAGCTGCTGGAAGAGGAGACAGGACCACctacaaaagataaaaacaaagaTCCCACTGTGTGGCTAGATAGATTAGCCGCCATATTCAGGTGAGACAGCAATCTTAGAAACGGCTCCAGCTTGCATACTATACTCataaaa
Encoded proteins:
- the LOC135467053 gene encoding LOW QUALITY PROTEIN: transportin-3-like (The sequence of the model RefSeq protein was modified relative to this genomic sequence to represent the inferred CDS: deleted 4 bases in 4 codons); amino-acid sequence: MESVPTIETVQQALHALYRNPDVVGKEKASVWLGELQRSVFAWQVADQLLRLNHDLESCYFAAQTMRTKIQYAFHELPAASHQSLRDSLLDHASKVTVDTPPSIVTQLSLALADLALQMASWKGAPTDLIQKFGNSIQNLPFLLEVLTVLPEEVRQLIVVPLRLGANRRKDITEEFQSASPAVLHLLEACLESCQSDPKIQVKVFRCLGSWFGIGAVPQNNTKLLMAPFHILSLCQMSHQCTSSLHEAATDCICNALYCAEDITNNLPLAELLLQGVLSLVEGYQMSVAEEDMDKSVNYCRIFTEMAESVLESLVSTPTQGLGDFRILELLLTCVGHHQYEVAEITFNFWYRLSEDLYQKNDEHITSLFKPFIQRLVIALCRHCQIDPDHEGVPNESDDFYDFRIKSSELIKDIVFIVGPLSCFTHMFENLKAPSTTWDMSEASLFVMSAVAKNILPEENEIVPQVIQAILSLPENTHIAVRHTSIQLIGELCEWIEHHKQVLEPVLQFLLSGLQNPQLATVAATSLQSVCSMCRDQMTDHFTGLIQIVQAVDSFSVSNEAALGLLKGTATILGRMPHDKVTEGLKQLCSFQLTPLQKLLEEETGPPTKDKNKDPTVWLDRLAAIFRHTNPTINNGQIHPCQPVIQEVWPVLSAACEKYQADVRVIERFCRCVRFAVRCVGKGSASLLTPLVSQMVTLYQSHQHSCFLYLGSILVDEYGGDQSCVPGLLEMLQAFCVPTFKILEEPNGLRNHPDTVDDLFRLALRFTQRSPVSFLQCPMAKPILCCAIAAVSLDHRDANASIMKYLTDFIKSARDNEDKADFECRQGLVLSMLQEHGQALTHALLHACIFSLPSFMMADIADVMYELMLIDRPIFCKWLESSLKSLPTESSGGSVTATHKQLTDFHKSVTSAETTKQVSHALRDFSACTDEIDLCPFVDSQMF